The following proteins are encoded in a genomic region of Mycobacteriales bacterium:
- a CDS encoding IS630 family transposase produces VKELVSAISRFIEGWNDRCHPFTWTKTADEILTHAVRKTTSDADH; encoded by the coding sequence CGTCAAGGAACTCGTCTCCGCGATCAGCCGGTTCATCGAAGGCTGGAACGACCGCTGCCACCCCTTCACCTGGACCAAGACCGCCGACGAGATCCTCACCCACGCCGTCCGTAAGACAACTTCAGACGCGGACCACTAG